One segment of Carya illinoinensis cultivar Pawnee chromosome 13, C.illinoinensisPawnee_v1, whole genome shotgun sequence DNA contains the following:
- the LOC122292033 gene encoding PH, RCC1 and FYVE domains-containing protein 1-like isoform X2 — translation MLPSEKMSADQSKPGPVERDIELAITALKKGAQLLKYGRRGKPKFCPFKLANDESTLIWFSGKEEKLLKLNHVSRIIPGQRTPIFQRYPRPEKEYQSFSLIYDDRSLDLICKDKDEAEIWFTGLKALISRGRNRTGRSETKGDGVPSEANSPRAHTRRSSPLSSPFGSGGSSQKDGADPLHLHTLQESPPKIGLEKALSDVILCAVPPEVFFPSDSACGSVHSLSSGTSDGITGRRNATGMDAFRVSLSSAVSSSSQVSGNNDGDALGDVFIWGEGTGDGILGGGINRDGCSSGAKIDSLVPRPMESAVLLDVQNLACGRRHAALVTKQGEVFTWGEELRGRLGHGVDSDVSHPKLVDGLRNINIELVACGEYHSCAVTLSGEMYTWGNSSYNSGLLGHGNESCQWVPKKLNGPLEGIHVSSVSCGLWHTAVVTSAGQLFTFGDGTFGVLGHGDRRCVAIPREVESLKGLRTVRVACGVWHTAAVVEVMVGSLTSSNCSSGKLFTWGDGDKFRLGHGDKEARLVPTCVAALVEPNFCQVACGDSLTVALTTTGHVFTMGSPVYGQLGDPQADGKLPRKVEGKLMKNFVEEIACGAYHVAVLTSRTEVYTWGKGANGRLGHGDTDDRMSPFLVEALKDKQVKTIACGTNFTTAICLHKWVSGIDQSLCSGCRLPFNFKRKRHNCYNCGLVFCHSCSSKKSLKASMAPNPNKPYRVCDNCFGKLWKATEADSSSHPALSRRGSVNQGQNELIDKNEKLDSRSYVHPGRVSSLESSREESGGSSKRNKKLDVNISRVSPLPNGVSQWDALSDSKSLNPVFGSSKKFFSASLPGSRIVSRATSPKSRRSSPPRATTPIPTLSGLSSPKFAVGDAKRMNDNLNEEVLKLRAQVDDLSRKAKIQEIELERTTKQLKEAISIAGEEAAKSKAAKEVIKALTAQDVSTAPIDMLDGNMTCHELDSKGSNRLVISNGSTTIGNNTLSHTEMVHPETTARSKTRAAKSEPPHGDEWVEQDEPGVYITLISLPGGAKDLKRVRFSRKRFSEKEAEQWWALNRARVYQQYNIPMVDKSGISMGREGKV, via the exons ATGCTGCCCTCGGAGAAGATGAGCGCTGACCAGTCTAAGCCGGGCCCGGTGGAGAGGGACATTGAGTTG GCCATTACTGCTCTTAAGAAAGGTGCACAGTTGCTCAAGTATGGAAGGAGAGGGAAGCCCAAGTTTTGTCCCTTCAAACTGGCGAAT GATGAATCTACCCTGATCTGGTTTTCTGGAAAAGAGGAGAAACTCCTTAAACTAAACCATGTGTCCAGAATTATTCCTGGTCAGCGTACT CCTATATTTCAGAGGTACCCTCGGCCTGAGAAGGAATACCAATCATTTTCTCTTATATATGATGATAGGTCTTTAGATTTG ATATGCAAGGACAAAGATGAAGCTGAAATCTGGTTTACTGGTCTAAAAGCGCTAATATCCCGTGGCCGCAACCGAACAGGGCGATCTGAGACAAAAGGAGATGGAGTTCCATCTGAAGCAAATAGTCCTAGAGCACACACCAGAAGAAGTTCTCCTTTGAGCTCTCCATTTGGCAGTGGTGGCAGCTCACAAAAG GATGGTGCTGATCCCCTTCATCTGCATACTTTGCAAGAAAGCCCTCCGAAAATTGGTCTAGAGAAGGCATTATCAGATGTGATATTATGTGCTGTGCCTCCTGAGGTTTTCTTTCCTTCAGATTCTGCTTGTGGCTCAGTCCATTCTTTGTCATCAGGGACCTCCGATGGAATAACTGGGCGCAGAAATGCTACAGGCATGGATGCTTTCAGAGTTAGTTTGTCCAGTGCTGTTAGCTCATCAAGTCAAGTCTCTGGTAACAATGATGGTGATGCTTTAGGGGATGTATTTATTTGGGGGGAAGGCACTGGTGATGGCATTCTGGGTGGAGGAATAAATAGAGATGGGTGTTCCTCTGGTGCGAAGATTGATTCTTTAGTTCCTAGACCCATGGAATCTGCAGTTTTACTTGATGTTCAGAACTTAGCTTGTGGTCGTCGACATGCTGCTCTTGTAACCAAGCAAGGAGAGGTTTTCACTTGGGGGGAGGAATTGAGAGGCAGACTTGGACATGGTGTTGACTCTGATGTTTCTCATCCAAAGCTTGTAGATGGTCTTAGAAATATCAATATTGAACTTGTGGCATGTGGGGAGTACCATTCTTGTGCTGTTACTCTTTCTGGTGAAATGTACACTTGGGGTAATAGTTCTTACAATTCTGGGCTCCTTGGACATGGAAATGAATCCTGTCAGTGGGTTCCTAAAAAATTAAATGGACCTTTGGAGGGAATACACGTTTCATCAGTTTCTTGTGGACTCTGGCACACAGCTGTTGTAACTTCTGCAGGGCAATTGTTTACTTTTGGTGATGGGACTTTTGGTGTTTTAGGACATGGTGACCGTAGATGCGTGGCAATACCAAGGGAAGTTGAGTCCCTTAAAGGCCTCCGGACTGTGCGGGTAGCTTGTGGTGTTTGGCACACTGCAGCAGTTGTTGAAGTCATGGTTGGCTCTTTAACTTCCAGCAATTGCTCATCAGGAAAGCTTTTTACATGGGGAGATGGAGATAAATTCCGTCTTGGGCATGGTGATAAGGAAGCAAGACTGGTGCCAACTTGCGTTGCTGCTCTTGTTGAACCCAACTTTTGTCAAGTTGCCTGCGGAGACAGCCTGACTGTGGCACTAACAACTACAGGCCATGTCTTCACCATGGGAAGCCCTGTTTATGGTCAACTAGGAGATCCCCAAGCAGATGGGAAGCTCCCCAGAAAGGTTGAGGGAAAGCTTATGAAGAATTTTGTTGAAGAAATAGCTTGTGGTGCTTATCATGTCGCAGTTTTAACTTCAAGAACTGAAGTTTACACTTGGGGAAAGGGTGCCAATGGTCGTTTGGGTCATGGGGATACAGATGATCGAATGTCCCCATTTTTAgttgaagctttaaaagataaACAAGTCAAAACAATTGCTTGTGGCACAAATTTCACCACAGCCATCTGTCTGCATAAATGGGTCTCAGGTATTGATCAATCATTGTGTTCTGGCTGCCGCCTTCCatttaatttcaaaagaaaacgaCACAATTGTTATAATTGTGGACTTGTTTTCTGCCACTCATGCTCTAGTAAAAAGTCTCTCAAAGCTTCCATGGCACCAAACCCAAACAAACCTTACCGTGTCTGTGATAATTGCTTTGGAAAACTTTGGAAAGCCACTGAAGCTGACTCTTCGTCTCATCCTGCTCTTAGTAGAAGAGGAAGTGTGAATCAGGGGCAAAATGAACTTATTGACAAGAATGAGAAGTTGGATTCAAGATCGTATGTCCACCCTGGAAGAGTTTCTTCCTTAGAATCATCTAGAGAAGAAAGTGGCGGATCTtctaaaagaaacaagaaactAGATGTTAACATTAGTCGTGTTTCACCCCTTCCAAATGGGGTTTCTCAGTGGGATGCGCTCAGTGACTCTAAATCTCTCAATCCAGTGTTTGGGTCATCCAAAAAGTTCTTCTCGGCTTCTCTTCCTGGATCAAGAATTGTTTCTCGAGCAACATCTCCAAAGTCAAGACGATCCAGTCCCCCTCGTGCCACTACACCAATTCCAACTTTATCAGGGCTTAGTTCACCAAAGTTTGCTGTGGGTGATGCTAAAAGGATGAATGATAATCTGAATGAAgaggttttaaaattaagaGCCCAG GTTGATGATCTTAGCCGCAAGgcaaaaattcaagaaattgAGCTGGAGAGAACAACCAAACAGTTGAAGGAGGCCATTTCTATAGCAGGGGAAGAGGCTGCAAAATCAAAAGCTGCAAAGGAAGTAATTAAGGCACTTACTGCACAG GATGTTTCTACTGCACCCATTGACATGCTAGATGGCAACATGACCTGCCATGAACTAGATTCAAAGGGATCAAACAGGTTGGTGATTTCTAATGGGTCAACCACAATTGGCAACAACACTTTGAGTCACACTGAAATGGTGCATCCAGAAACAACTGCAAGGAGTAAGACTAGAGCAGCAAAATCTGAACCCCCGCATGGGGATGAATGGGTTGAGCAAGATGAGCCAGGCGTTTATATCACACTTATTTCCTTACCTGGAGGCGCCAAAGATCTTAAACGTGTCCGCTTCAG TCGTAAGCGGTTTAGTGAGAAAGAAGCAGAACAATGGTGGGCATTAAACAGGGCTAGAGTATATCAGCAGTACAACATTCCCATGGTTGACAAGTCTGGCATTAGCATGGGAAGGGAAGGGAAGGTTTAG
- the LOC122292033 gene encoding PH, RCC1 and FYVE domains-containing protein 1-like isoform X1 translates to MLPSEKMSADQSKPGPVERDIELAITALKKGAQLLKYGRRGKPKFCPFKLANDESTLIWFSGKEEKLLKLNHVSRIIPGQRTPIFQRYPRPEKEYQSFSLIYDDRSLDLICKDKDEAEIWFTGLKALISRGRNRTGRSETKGDGVPSEANSPRAHTRRSSPLSSPFGSGGSSQKDGADPLHLHTLQESPPKIGLEKALSDVILCAVPPEVFFPSDSACGSVHSLSSGTSDGITGRRNATGMDAFRVSLSSAVSSSSQVSGNNDGDALGDVFIWGEGTGDGILGGGINRDGCSSGAKIDSLVPRPMESAVLLDVQNLACGRRHAALVTKQGEVFTWGEELRGRLGHGVDSDVSHPKLVDGLRNINIELVACGEYHSCAVTLSGEMYTWGNSSYNSGLLGHGNESCQWVPKKLNGPLEGIHVSSVSCGLWHTAVVTSAGQLFTFGDGTFGVLGHGDRRCVAIPREVESLKGLRTVRVACGVWHTAAVVEVMVGSLTSSNCSSGKLFTWGDGDKFRLGHGDKEARLVPTCVAALVEPNFCQVACGDSLTVALTTTGHVFTMGSPVYGQLGDPQADGKLPRKVEGKLMKNFVEEIACGAYHVAVLTSRTEVYTWGKGANGRLGHGDTDDRMSPFLVEALKDKQVKTIACGTNFTTAICLHKWVSGIDQSLCSGCRLPFNFKRKRHNCYNCGLVFCHSCSSKKSLKASMAPNPNKPYRVCDNCFGKLWKATEADSSSHPALSRRGSVNQGQNELIDKNEKLDSRSYVHPGRVSSLESSREESGGSSKRNKKLDVNISRVSPLPNGVSQWDALSDSKSLNPVFGSSKKFFSASLPGSRIVSRATSPKSRRSSPPRATTPIPTLSGLSSPKFAVGDAKRMNDNLNEEVLKLRAQVDDLSRKAKIQEIELERTTKQLKEAISIAGEEAAKSKAAKEVIKALTAQLKEMAERLPVRAARNSTSPSFGPYNPSLTQDVSTAPIDMLDGNMTCHELDSKGSNRLVISNGSTTIGNNTLSHTEMVHPETTARSKTRAAKSEPPHGDEWVEQDEPGVYITLISLPGGAKDLKRVRFSRKRFSEKEAEQWWALNRARVYQQYNIPMVDKSGISMGREGKV, encoded by the exons ATGCTGCCCTCGGAGAAGATGAGCGCTGACCAGTCTAAGCCGGGCCCGGTGGAGAGGGACATTGAGTTG GCCATTACTGCTCTTAAGAAAGGTGCACAGTTGCTCAAGTATGGAAGGAGAGGGAAGCCCAAGTTTTGTCCCTTCAAACTGGCGAAT GATGAATCTACCCTGATCTGGTTTTCTGGAAAAGAGGAGAAACTCCTTAAACTAAACCATGTGTCCAGAATTATTCCTGGTCAGCGTACT CCTATATTTCAGAGGTACCCTCGGCCTGAGAAGGAATACCAATCATTTTCTCTTATATATGATGATAGGTCTTTAGATTTG ATATGCAAGGACAAAGATGAAGCTGAAATCTGGTTTACTGGTCTAAAAGCGCTAATATCCCGTGGCCGCAACCGAACAGGGCGATCTGAGACAAAAGGAGATGGAGTTCCATCTGAAGCAAATAGTCCTAGAGCACACACCAGAAGAAGTTCTCCTTTGAGCTCTCCATTTGGCAGTGGTGGCAGCTCACAAAAG GATGGTGCTGATCCCCTTCATCTGCATACTTTGCAAGAAAGCCCTCCGAAAATTGGTCTAGAGAAGGCATTATCAGATGTGATATTATGTGCTGTGCCTCCTGAGGTTTTCTTTCCTTCAGATTCTGCTTGTGGCTCAGTCCATTCTTTGTCATCAGGGACCTCCGATGGAATAACTGGGCGCAGAAATGCTACAGGCATGGATGCTTTCAGAGTTAGTTTGTCCAGTGCTGTTAGCTCATCAAGTCAAGTCTCTGGTAACAATGATGGTGATGCTTTAGGGGATGTATTTATTTGGGGGGAAGGCACTGGTGATGGCATTCTGGGTGGAGGAATAAATAGAGATGGGTGTTCCTCTGGTGCGAAGATTGATTCTTTAGTTCCTAGACCCATGGAATCTGCAGTTTTACTTGATGTTCAGAACTTAGCTTGTGGTCGTCGACATGCTGCTCTTGTAACCAAGCAAGGAGAGGTTTTCACTTGGGGGGAGGAATTGAGAGGCAGACTTGGACATGGTGTTGACTCTGATGTTTCTCATCCAAAGCTTGTAGATGGTCTTAGAAATATCAATATTGAACTTGTGGCATGTGGGGAGTACCATTCTTGTGCTGTTACTCTTTCTGGTGAAATGTACACTTGGGGTAATAGTTCTTACAATTCTGGGCTCCTTGGACATGGAAATGAATCCTGTCAGTGGGTTCCTAAAAAATTAAATGGACCTTTGGAGGGAATACACGTTTCATCAGTTTCTTGTGGACTCTGGCACACAGCTGTTGTAACTTCTGCAGGGCAATTGTTTACTTTTGGTGATGGGACTTTTGGTGTTTTAGGACATGGTGACCGTAGATGCGTGGCAATACCAAGGGAAGTTGAGTCCCTTAAAGGCCTCCGGACTGTGCGGGTAGCTTGTGGTGTTTGGCACACTGCAGCAGTTGTTGAAGTCATGGTTGGCTCTTTAACTTCCAGCAATTGCTCATCAGGAAAGCTTTTTACATGGGGAGATGGAGATAAATTCCGTCTTGGGCATGGTGATAAGGAAGCAAGACTGGTGCCAACTTGCGTTGCTGCTCTTGTTGAACCCAACTTTTGTCAAGTTGCCTGCGGAGACAGCCTGACTGTGGCACTAACAACTACAGGCCATGTCTTCACCATGGGAAGCCCTGTTTATGGTCAACTAGGAGATCCCCAAGCAGATGGGAAGCTCCCCAGAAAGGTTGAGGGAAAGCTTATGAAGAATTTTGTTGAAGAAATAGCTTGTGGTGCTTATCATGTCGCAGTTTTAACTTCAAGAACTGAAGTTTACACTTGGGGAAAGGGTGCCAATGGTCGTTTGGGTCATGGGGATACAGATGATCGAATGTCCCCATTTTTAgttgaagctttaaaagataaACAAGTCAAAACAATTGCTTGTGGCACAAATTTCACCACAGCCATCTGTCTGCATAAATGGGTCTCAGGTATTGATCAATCATTGTGTTCTGGCTGCCGCCTTCCatttaatttcaaaagaaaacgaCACAATTGTTATAATTGTGGACTTGTTTTCTGCCACTCATGCTCTAGTAAAAAGTCTCTCAAAGCTTCCATGGCACCAAACCCAAACAAACCTTACCGTGTCTGTGATAATTGCTTTGGAAAACTTTGGAAAGCCACTGAAGCTGACTCTTCGTCTCATCCTGCTCTTAGTAGAAGAGGAAGTGTGAATCAGGGGCAAAATGAACTTATTGACAAGAATGAGAAGTTGGATTCAAGATCGTATGTCCACCCTGGAAGAGTTTCTTCCTTAGAATCATCTAGAGAAGAAAGTGGCGGATCTtctaaaagaaacaagaaactAGATGTTAACATTAGTCGTGTTTCACCCCTTCCAAATGGGGTTTCTCAGTGGGATGCGCTCAGTGACTCTAAATCTCTCAATCCAGTGTTTGGGTCATCCAAAAAGTTCTTCTCGGCTTCTCTTCCTGGATCAAGAATTGTTTCTCGAGCAACATCTCCAAAGTCAAGACGATCCAGTCCCCCTCGTGCCACTACACCAATTCCAACTTTATCAGGGCTTAGTTCACCAAAGTTTGCTGTGGGTGATGCTAAAAGGATGAATGATAATCTGAATGAAgaggttttaaaattaagaGCCCAG GTTGATGATCTTAGCCGCAAGgcaaaaattcaagaaattgAGCTGGAGAGAACAACCAAACAGTTGAAGGAGGCCATTTCTATAGCAGGGGAAGAGGCTGCAAAATCAAAAGCTGCAAAGGAAGTAATTAAGGCACTTACTGCACAG TTGAAGGAAATGGCTGAGAGGTTACCTGTTAGGGCTGCAAGAAACAGCACTTCACCTTCCTTTGGTCCTTATAATCCCTCTCTTACTCAGGATGTTTCTACTGCACCCATTGACATGCTAGATGGCAACATGACCTGCCATGAACTAGATTCAAAGGGATCAAACAGGTTGGTGATTTCTAATGGGTCAACCACAATTGGCAACAACACTTTGAGTCACACTGAAATGGTGCATCCAGAAACAACTGCAAGGAGTAAGACTAGAGCAGCAAAATCTGAACCCCCGCATGGGGATGAATGGGTTGAGCAAGATGAGCCAGGCGTTTATATCACACTTATTTCCTTACCTGGAGGCGCCAAAGATCTTAAACGTGTCCGCTTCAG TCGTAAGCGGTTTAGTGAGAAAGAAGCAGAACAATGGTGGGCATTAAACAGGGCTAGAGTATATCAGCAGTACAACATTCCCATGGTTGACAAGTCTGGCATTAGCATGGGAAGGGAAGGGAAGGTTTAG
- the LOC122292033 gene encoding PH, RCC1 and FYVE domains-containing protein 1-like isoform X3 yields the protein MHPQLAWILYEPIFQRYPRPEKEYQSFSLIYDDRSLDLICKDKDEAEIWFTGLKALISRGRNRTGRSETKGDGVPSEANSPRAHTRRSSPLSSPFGSGGSSQKDGADPLHLHTLQESPPKIGLEKALSDVILCAVPPEVFFPSDSACGSVHSLSSGTSDGITGRRNATGMDAFRVSLSSAVSSSSQVSGNNDGDALGDVFIWGEGTGDGILGGGINRDGCSSGAKIDSLVPRPMESAVLLDVQNLACGRRHAALVTKQGEVFTWGEELRGRLGHGVDSDVSHPKLVDGLRNINIELVACGEYHSCAVTLSGEMYTWGNSSYNSGLLGHGNESCQWVPKKLNGPLEGIHVSSVSCGLWHTAVVTSAGQLFTFGDGTFGVLGHGDRRCVAIPREVESLKGLRTVRVACGVWHTAAVVEVMVGSLTSSNCSSGKLFTWGDGDKFRLGHGDKEARLVPTCVAALVEPNFCQVACGDSLTVALTTTGHVFTMGSPVYGQLGDPQADGKLPRKVEGKLMKNFVEEIACGAYHVAVLTSRTEVYTWGKGANGRLGHGDTDDRMSPFLVEALKDKQVKTIACGTNFTTAICLHKWVSGIDQSLCSGCRLPFNFKRKRHNCYNCGLVFCHSCSSKKSLKASMAPNPNKPYRVCDNCFGKLWKATEADSSSHPALSRRGSVNQGQNELIDKNEKLDSRSYVHPGRVSSLESSREESGGSSKRNKKLDVNISRVSPLPNGVSQWDALSDSKSLNPVFGSSKKFFSASLPGSRIVSRATSPKSRRSSPPRATTPIPTLSGLSSPKFAVGDAKRMNDNLNEEVLKLRAQVDDLSRKAKIQEIELERTTKQLKEAISIAGEEAAKSKAAKEVIKALTAQLKEMAERLPVRAARNSTSPSFGPYNPSLTQDVSTAPIDMLDGNMTCHELDSKGSNRLVISNGSTTIGNNTLSHTEMVHPETTARSKTRAAKSEPPHGDEWVEQDEPGVYITLISLPGGAKDLKRVRFSRKRFSEKEAEQWWALNRARVYQQYNIPMVDKSGISMGREGKV from the exons ATGCATCCTCAACTTGCATGGATCTTATATGAG CCTATATTTCAGAGGTACCCTCGGCCTGAGAAGGAATACCAATCATTTTCTCTTATATATGATGATAGGTCTTTAGATTTG ATATGCAAGGACAAAGATGAAGCTGAAATCTGGTTTACTGGTCTAAAAGCGCTAATATCCCGTGGCCGCAACCGAACAGGGCGATCTGAGACAAAAGGAGATGGAGTTCCATCTGAAGCAAATAGTCCTAGAGCACACACCAGAAGAAGTTCTCCTTTGAGCTCTCCATTTGGCAGTGGTGGCAGCTCACAAAAG GATGGTGCTGATCCCCTTCATCTGCATACTTTGCAAGAAAGCCCTCCGAAAATTGGTCTAGAGAAGGCATTATCAGATGTGATATTATGTGCTGTGCCTCCTGAGGTTTTCTTTCCTTCAGATTCTGCTTGTGGCTCAGTCCATTCTTTGTCATCAGGGACCTCCGATGGAATAACTGGGCGCAGAAATGCTACAGGCATGGATGCTTTCAGAGTTAGTTTGTCCAGTGCTGTTAGCTCATCAAGTCAAGTCTCTGGTAACAATGATGGTGATGCTTTAGGGGATGTATTTATTTGGGGGGAAGGCACTGGTGATGGCATTCTGGGTGGAGGAATAAATAGAGATGGGTGTTCCTCTGGTGCGAAGATTGATTCTTTAGTTCCTAGACCCATGGAATCTGCAGTTTTACTTGATGTTCAGAACTTAGCTTGTGGTCGTCGACATGCTGCTCTTGTAACCAAGCAAGGAGAGGTTTTCACTTGGGGGGAGGAATTGAGAGGCAGACTTGGACATGGTGTTGACTCTGATGTTTCTCATCCAAAGCTTGTAGATGGTCTTAGAAATATCAATATTGAACTTGTGGCATGTGGGGAGTACCATTCTTGTGCTGTTACTCTTTCTGGTGAAATGTACACTTGGGGTAATAGTTCTTACAATTCTGGGCTCCTTGGACATGGAAATGAATCCTGTCAGTGGGTTCCTAAAAAATTAAATGGACCTTTGGAGGGAATACACGTTTCATCAGTTTCTTGTGGACTCTGGCACACAGCTGTTGTAACTTCTGCAGGGCAATTGTTTACTTTTGGTGATGGGACTTTTGGTGTTTTAGGACATGGTGACCGTAGATGCGTGGCAATACCAAGGGAAGTTGAGTCCCTTAAAGGCCTCCGGACTGTGCGGGTAGCTTGTGGTGTTTGGCACACTGCAGCAGTTGTTGAAGTCATGGTTGGCTCTTTAACTTCCAGCAATTGCTCATCAGGAAAGCTTTTTACATGGGGAGATGGAGATAAATTCCGTCTTGGGCATGGTGATAAGGAAGCAAGACTGGTGCCAACTTGCGTTGCTGCTCTTGTTGAACCCAACTTTTGTCAAGTTGCCTGCGGAGACAGCCTGACTGTGGCACTAACAACTACAGGCCATGTCTTCACCATGGGAAGCCCTGTTTATGGTCAACTAGGAGATCCCCAAGCAGATGGGAAGCTCCCCAGAAAGGTTGAGGGAAAGCTTATGAAGAATTTTGTTGAAGAAATAGCTTGTGGTGCTTATCATGTCGCAGTTTTAACTTCAAGAACTGAAGTTTACACTTGGGGAAAGGGTGCCAATGGTCGTTTGGGTCATGGGGATACAGATGATCGAATGTCCCCATTTTTAgttgaagctttaaaagataaACAAGTCAAAACAATTGCTTGTGGCACAAATTTCACCACAGCCATCTGTCTGCATAAATGGGTCTCAGGTATTGATCAATCATTGTGTTCTGGCTGCCGCCTTCCatttaatttcaaaagaaaacgaCACAATTGTTATAATTGTGGACTTGTTTTCTGCCACTCATGCTCTAGTAAAAAGTCTCTCAAAGCTTCCATGGCACCAAACCCAAACAAACCTTACCGTGTCTGTGATAATTGCTTTGGAAAACTTTGGAAAGCCACTGAAGCTGACTCTTCGTCTCATCCTGCTCTTAGTAGAAGAGGAAGTGTGAATCAGGGGCAAAATGAACTTATTGACAAGAATGAGAAGTTGGATTCAAGATCGTATGTCCACCCTGGAAGAGTTTCTTCCTTAGAATCATCTAGAGAAGAAAGTGGCGGATCTtctaaaagaaacaagaaactAGATGTTAACATTAGTCGTGTTTCACCCCTTCCAAATGGGGTTTCTCAGTGGGATGCGCTCAGTGACTCTAAATCTCTCAATCCAGTGTTTGGGTCATCCAAAAAGTTCTTCTCGGCTTCTCTTCCTGGATCAAGAATTGTTTCTCGAGCAACATCTCCAAAGTCAAGACGATCCAGTCCCCCTCGTGCCACTACACCAATTCCAACTTTATCAGGGCTTAGTTCACCAAAGTTTGCTGTGGGTGATGCTAAAAGGATGAATGATAATCTGAATGAAgaggttttaaaattaagaGCCCAG GTTGATGATCTTAGCCGCAAGgcaaaaattcaagaaattgAGCTGGAGAGAACAACCAAACAGTTGAAGGAGGCCATTTCTATAGCAGGGGAAGAGGCTGCAAAATCAAAAGCTGCAAAGGAAGTAATTAAGGCACTTACTGCACAG TTGAAGGAAATGGCTGAGAGGTTACCTGTTAGGGCTGCAAGAAACAGCACTTCACCTTCCTTTGGTCCTTATAATCCCTCTCTTACTCAGGATGTTTCTACTGCACCCATTGACATGCTAGATGGCAACATGACCTGCCATGAACTAGATTCAAAGGGATCAAACAGGTTGGTGATTTCTAATGGGTCAACCACAATTGGCAACAACACTTTGAGTCACACTGAAATGGTGCATCCAGAAACAACTGCAAGGAGTAAGACTAGAGCAGCAAAATCTGAACCCCCGCATGGGGATGAATGGGTTGAGCAAGATGAGCCAGGCGTTTATATCACACTTATTTCCTTACCTGGAGGCGCCAAAGATCTTAAACGTGTCCGCTTCAG TCGTAAGCGGTTTAGTGAGAAAGAAGCAGAACAATGGTGGGCATTAAACAGGGCTAGAGTATATCAGCAGTACAACATTCCCATGGTTGACAAGTCTGGCATTAGCATGGGAAGGGAAGGGAAGGTTTAG